Within the Deinococcota bacterium genome, the region CCCGCCACTCCCGCCACACCGAGCATCTCACCGGCGCGCAGGCTGAAGGAGACGCCCTTCAGTGCCGGCATGCCGCGGTCGCCTCTGGCGTGGAGGTCCTTGGCCGTGAGCACCACCTCACCCGGCTCCCGCGTCGCCCGCAGCGGCGCGAAAATCACCTCGCGGCCGACCATCATGCGGGCGAGCTCGGCCGTCGTCGTCTCGGCCGTAGCCATCTGCCCCACCACCGCGCCCTTGCGCAAGACGGTGACCCGGTCGGCCACCGCCATCACCTCGTCCAGCTTGTGGGTGATGAAGACCACCGCGTGCCCCTCGCGCTTCATCGCCTCCAAGACCTCGAAGAGCCGCTCGGCCTCCTGCGGCGTCAGGACGCCCGTAGGCTCGTCGAGGATCAGCAGCTTGGCGCCGCGCATGAGCGCCTTTAGGATCTCGACGCGCTGCTGCTCGCCCGGCGAGAGCTGGCCTACTTGCGCGTCCGGATCGACAGCCAAGCCGTAGCGCCGGCCGAGCTCAAGGATGCGCGCCTTGAGCCCCCTCGCCGGCCTAAAGAAGGGCGTACCCGGCAGCCCCAGGGCCAGATTCTCCGCCACGCTGTGCCGCCTGACCAAGAGAAAGTGCTGCGCGACGAGGCCGACGCCCGCCTTGATCGCGTCACCCGGCGAGCCCATGCGTACCGGCCGCCCCTGCACCCTGAGCTCGCCCTCGTCGGGCGGATAGAGACCGTAGAGCATGCTGATCAGGGTCGTCTTGCCCGCGCCGTTTTCGCCCAGCAGGGCGTGCACCTCGCCGGAGCGCACCGAGAAGTTGACGCGGTCATTGGCGATCACACCGGGAAAGCGCTTGGTGACGTCATGGACGGAGAGAAAGGGCTGAACCCCGCGCTGAAGCTCTGGCAAGGAGGTGGCAACGCGGGGCATGGCTCGAGTATAGCCCAGGGGTGGGGTCTAGAAGGACCAGTGGGGTCTAGAAGCGACCAGTGGCCTCGAGCGCTTACCCCAGCCCGCTGAATACCCGGGTCAGCAGCTCGATGGCTTTCCGATAGTCCCTGAGCGCCACGTGCTCGTCGGGGCGGTGGTCGAGACTCGAGTCGCCCGGCCCATAGGCCAGCATCGGCACGTCCCAGTAGGGCGCCACCACGTTCATGTCCGAGGTGCCAGTTTTCACTTTGAAGCGCGGCGTTCCGCCCAGCTCACGGATAGCGAGGCGAAACGCGCGCGTCAGAAGCGTGTCCTTGGCACCGCGGTAGGCCCGCTCGTGACCGGAGAAAGCGAGCTTCAGGTTGCCCTCCTTTTCTTCAAGCATCCCTCGCAAGCTTGCCTCTACGCTACCGGGCGGCAGCCCCGGCGGCAGGCGAAAGCCGATCACCGCCGCGGCACGCTGTGTCAGGCCGTCGTTTGCGCTCTCGATGCTCTGGAGCGACACCTGCACGCGCTCAAAGAGGCCCTCTTCGCCGCGTTTCTGGTTCGTCCAGCCCACCCAGTCGCGCACCCTCTGCCAGCCCTCGGCGATGACCTCGGCCGCCGTCGCCTCGTCGCCGGCGCTATGAAAATTGTCCTTCTCGAGCCCCAGAGAGAGCACCAGCCTGCCCTTGTAGCCCAGCGTCATGGCGTCCCAGCCGCTCGGCTCGCCGATGATTATCAGGTCCGGCCGGTCATACGCCGTTACGGCGTAGCGCGCGCCCCTGCTCGAGGGCGCCTCCTCCTCGACCGCGCCGATGAGCGTGAGCCGGAGGTGGCCCAGAACCTCAGGAGCCAGCCTCGAGGCCGCCGCGACGGCCGCGCAAAACGGCCCCTTGGCGTCCACCGTCCCCCGCCCATAGAGCTTGCCGTCCGTGATCCGAACGGGAACCTCCCCAGGCGCGGTGTCGATGTGGCCCAGGAAGACGAGGTGCCGCTCGCCGCTGCCGAGCTGCGCCACCGCGTTGCCCGCCTCGTCGACAAAGGCGCGGTCGGCAAAGCTCGCCATCCGCGAGACGAGGTAGCGCGCCACCTCGGCCTCCTCTCCCGAAGGGCTGGAGAGGCGCACGGCCCGCTCGAGGAGTTCGGCTACGTCGATCATGCACGAGTCTACCCCGCCGCCTGTGCGGCTGAGGACCAGTCCGACCCAGCGGGGCCGGGAACCCGTCTACCGCGCTCCCGCGCCCACACCACGGCTTTTGCCCAGTCTAAAGCTTAGACTGGGGCATGGCACAACTCGAACGCTACGCGCAGTACAGGAGCCTGAAGTTCGCCTCGCCTGCCGAGGGCGTCCTCGAGGTGGTCATGAACCGGCCGGGCAGGCTCAACGCCGCCGACCACACCATGCACCGCGAGCTCGCCGAGGTCTGGCGCGACATCGACCGCGACGAAGAGGTCGCCGCCGTCATCCTGCGCGGCGCGGGCAAGGGTTTTTCGGCCGGCGGCGACCTGGACCTGGTTTCGGAGATGACCCGCGACTATGACACCCTCACCCGCGTCTGGAAGGAGGCGAGGGACCTCGTCTACAACCTCGTCAACCTTTCGAAGCCCGTCGTCTCGGCGATGCACGGGCCGGCGGTGGGCGCGGGCCTGGTGGCGGGGCTCTTGGCCGACATCTCCATTGCCGCGAAGTCGGCGCGCATCATCGACGGGCACACCCGCCTGGGCGTGGCGGCGGGCGACCACGCGGCGATGGTCTGGCCGCTGCTCTGCGGCCTGGCCAAGGCCAAGTACCACCTGCTCTTATGCGAGCCCCTCTCCGGCGAGGAGGCCGAGCGCATCGGCCTGGTCTCGCTCTGCGTCGAGGACGAGGAACTTATGGCCAAGGCCCTCGAGGTCGCCAAGCGTCTCGCCGCGGGCTCGCCGACCGCCATCCGCTGGACGAAGGTCGCGCTGAACAACTGGCTGAGGCTGGCGGGGCCGACCTTCGACACCTCGCTGGCCTTGGAGTTCCTGGGCTTCGCGGGCCCCGACGTTCAGGAGGGCCTCGCCTCACTGCGCGAAAAGCGCCCGCCGAACTTCAAAAAGGCGCCGCTCTAACAGGCCGCTCCAACAGGACGTATGTCCTCAACCCAAGCTCCCAAGGGTCTATAATTCAGCCAAACTCCACCGGCCCATATCCCACCTGCGAGGTGCCCCTGTGACGGCCCGAACCGCGCCTCTTCCCGCCAGCCATCCTCTGCTTGCCCAGCCTAGACCAGCCTGTCGGCCTTGGCCGCGAAGACGAAGTCGCTCTCGGTCAGGCCGCCCACCTTGTGCGTCCACACCGTCAGCTTCACCTTGCCCCAGGCCAGGTAGAGGTCAGGGTGGTGGCCCTGCTCCTCGGCCATCTCGCCGACGCGGCTCGTAAAATCGAGCGCCTCGCGGAAGTTCTTGAAGGAGTAGGTCTTCTCGAGGTGGTGCTCGTCGACCACCCGCCAATCGCCGCCCAGTTCCTCTTGAAACGTCCGCAGCCCCTCGCCCTTCAGCGGCGGCACGCCGCCCTTGCAGGGCACGCAGTCTTTTGCAGCTAAATCGCTCATGCTTGCCTCCTTAGACCATTATGCGCAGGAGCGGCCTCTTGTGCTAGCGGAGCAATTCGCAGTGCTCGAGCGTCCCGTAGCGCCGCAGCCGAACGCCCGCATGGTCACGACGTTCAGGCCCTTCTCTTGTCGTCAGGACGGGCCCGCGCCGCGGCTTTGAGGGTGGGTTCGGGCTCCGGCCGCGGCACCCGCACCCCCGCCTTCACATTCCCGACTTGGCGCTCGCCTCCGGGTCCTGCTGCGGCACCTTGAAGCCGCCGTGGTCGGCGTCCTGGTAATAGGCGCTGATCTCGCTCGGAATGGCGCTGACGTCGTCCACCACCTTGAAGAGGCCGAGGTCGGCCTCGGCGATGGTGCCCTGCGCGACCAGGGTGTGCTTGAGCCAGTCGAGCATGCCCTGCCAGAACTCGGAGCCGATTAAGTAGACGGGAAAGGGCAGGATCTTCTTGGTCTGGATCATGGTGAGCGCCTCGAAGAGCTCGTCCAAAGTGCCGAAGCCGCCCGGAAAGATCACGAAGGCCACGCAGTACTTCACAAACATCACCTTGCGCACGAAAAAGTAGCGGAAGCTGAGCTCGTGCGTCTGGTAGGAGTTTGGCGACTGCTCGTGGGGCAGGTCGATGTTGAGGCCGACGCTCACACCGCCCGCCTCGAAGGCGCCCTTGTTGCCGGCCTCCATGAGGCTGGGGCCGCCGCCGGTGATGACCGCGTAGCCCGAGCCGACGAGGTCGCGCGCCAGCCTTTCGGCCATCTCGTAGTAGGGGTTGGTCTGGGGCAAGCGTGCCGAGCCGAAGAGGGTGACGGCGCGCCGCACCTCACTCATCTCCTCGAAGCCCTGCACGAACTCGCCCATGATCCTAAACAGCCGCCAGGAGTCCTCGGCCAGCATGTCGATCACGTACTGTTTTTCCGGATTGTTCATGCGACAGTATAGCAGGGCGCTCCCTCGGCAACCCTGCTAATCGCTCTCGAGCCGGTAGTCGCGGCTGGCGTAGACGGCCAGAACCAAGACCAGAGTGTAAAAGGCCAGCACGATCATGACCGTCAGCCAGCCCGGCAGGGGGCCGACGCCGGCGCGACTCACGAACTCGGTGAAGCTCTCGGCCTTGCCGCCGATGAAGTCGAGCTTGAAGGCCCAGGCCAGGATGAGCGCGCCGTAGATCCACAAGTAGTTGCGCCTGAGCCGCCAGCCGAGCGAGTCGAGCCGGCTGATGGGCGTCTTGGGCTGGTTCAGGTCCATCAAGAGGCGCTCTTGCCACTTGGGCGTGGCGTCGGCGTCCAGGATCTCTTGGTAGAAGGAGCGCTCGAGCAGCCGCACCCGGTAGTGCGACATCTCATAGACCCGAAAGCGCCGCGACTCGATATGCAAAAAGGCGTAGATGAGGACCATCGCGAAGAGAAAGACGGCGTGCGACACCTCGGGGTTGCCCAGGGCGAAGGTGGTCACCCCGGCGGTAGTGACGATGGACCAGTTGGTGGTGGTGTCCAAGCGGATGCGGTACATGACCATCCGCCCCACCTCGGCCCGGTAGAGGTGGATGAGGCTGTTGGCCACATTGCTGTCGAAGTTGCTGTCGAACCGGGGCATCCGCCTCCAGTCTAGCCTAGTCCAGAGGCGGCAGCGACTCCAGGAGGCGGCCTAGATCGGGCGCCAGGATATCCGGCCGCGCCGACTTTAGCAGTACCTCGTCGTGCGTGCCCCAGGTGACGGCGTAGGTCCTGAGCCCGGCGGCCTTGCCCGCCAAGATGTCCATCACCGTGTCGCCGACCATCCACAGGCCCTCGCCGCCCGCCCCGGCGACGGCCTGGTAGACCACGTCCGGCGCGGGCTTGTGGGGGATGTCGTCGGTGCCCTGAAGGTGGTCCACGAGCTTGTCGAGCCCTACCGCCGCTGCCAGCAGCCGGGCCATGTCGCTGCGCTTGGTGGTGGCGACGGCGCTGCGGTAGCCGCGCCGCCTGAGCTCCTTCAGGAGCTCGCGCACGCCCGGATAGAGGCTCGAGTGGTCGGTGAAGTGCTCGGGGTAGTGGCTCCGGTAGGCCCGGCTGAGCGCCTCGACATGCGCGGGCGCAAAGACCGCGAACATATCCTCCAGGGGCTTGCCGATCTCATCTTTGATCGCACGCGCCTCGGGCACGGGTAGGCTGTAGACCGTGAAGCTGTGCTGGAAGCTGAGGACGATGTCCTCTAGCGAGTCGACCAGGGTGCCGTCCAGGTCGAAGACGATGGTCGGGGGCAGGGTCACCCGCCTAGCCTATCACCTCGACCCGGGCGCGGTGGCCCGGCGCGCGCGCCAGCCGCGCGTCCAAGGTGAGCAGCGGCGCGCCCAACGCTTCGGCGAGGGCGATATAGGCCGCGTCGTAGGCTGTCACATTGGCGCGCAATTCCCAAATTCTCCCTAACAGCGGCAGGTGAGCGTAGCGGCTGACCCGGAGGTCGGCCAACAGCTCGAGCGCTCTTTGTGCCGCCTTCTCAGCGAGCTTTCCCTGAAGCGTGTAGCGGCGCAAAACCTGGAGCACCTCGAGGTCCAGAAGCTGCGGCGCGTGCAGACTATCCGCCCGCGCGAGGCGCCACAGGAGTTGCGGAGCCTCGGGTTGCTGGTTGATGACGGTAGCAACGGCGGCCGAGGCGTCGAGGACGAGCACCTAGACGAATATGTGGGCGCTCACTCGGCGTCCCGGTGTCGGCGAATGACGGTCGCCGGATCTTCGTCTAGTTCTACAGGAGGTAGGCGACGCAGTCGCTCGAGCATCTCCGCCATCGTGGGCCTTTCAGCCGCCTTTCCCGCCTCGTCCAGGAGATAATCCGAAAGCGTCATGCCCAGCTCGGCGGCGCGCACCTTGAGCTTGCGGTGCAAGTCGTCGGGCACGTTGTGAATCTGGATCATCTTGCTCATGCTCTAAACATTATCACATGTGAACGGCATGCCCACTTGCTCGGCTGGCCGAACCGTCCCTTCTGAGCGTGAACAGCGTCAGCTCGGGCGGGCTGAAGAGGCGCATCGGCACCACGCTGAAGCCGATGCCCCGGGTGATGTAGAGGCGGTTGCCGCTGTGGCCGTAGTCGCCCTCGCCCTGCCTATCGACCCAGCCCGAGAGGTTGGTCTCGCTACTGCCCCTGGGAACCAGCCAGTAGCGGTCGCCCAGAAAGGGCAAGCGCACCTGGCCGCCGTGGGTGTGGCCGGCGACGGCGAGCGGCGCGGCGCGGGCGGGGACCTCCTTGAAGGTCTTTGGGTTGTGCATCATCACCAGCCGCGCCGCGTCCTCCGGAAGCCCGGCCAAGGCCCTCTCGGGGTCGTCGTGGCCGAACTCGTGCTCGCCGATGCCGACGAGGTAGAGGGCGTTGCCGCTATGGCCGGGGAGCTCGAGCCTGACCGCCTCGTTTTGCAAGATGGGGATGCCGGCGGCCTCTAGCGCCTCCTCCACCCGCGCGGCGTAGCCTTCGCCCTCCTCCTGGCTGACGCCGACGCCGTAGTCGTGGTTGCCGAGCACGC harbors:
- a CDS encoding ABC transporter ATP-binding protein; the protein is MPRVATSLPELQRGVQPFLSVHDVTKRFPGVIANDRVNFSVRSGEVHALLGENGAGKTTLISMLYGLYPPDEGELRVQGRPVRMGSPGDAIKAGVGLVAQHFLLVRRHSVAENLALGLPGTPFFRPARGLKARILELGRRYGLAVDPDAQVGQLSPGEQQRVEILKALMRGAKLLILDEPTGVLTPQEAERLFEVLEAMKREGHAVVFITHKLDEVMAVADRVTVLRKGAVVGQMATAETTTAELARMMVGREVIFAPLRATREPGEVVLTAKDLHARGDRGMPALKGVSFSLRAGEMLGVAGVAGNGQRELIEVLTGLRRLERGTLTLGEQDMSRLDARGLFEAGVAHIPEERLGVGVVPGLSVADNLALRHYRYPPFSRGPILDGGAVRRFAERAIRDYEIATPSPRTPARLLSGGNVQKLILARELSGEPRLVVAAHPTYGLDVGASELTHRLLAAQRERGAGLLLVSEDLDEILRLCDRIMVLFAGESMGIVSAEAADRERLGLMMAGAARA
- a CDS encoding [LysW]-lysine hydrolase; this encodes MIDVAELLERAVRLSSPSGEEAEVARYLVSRMASFADRAFVDEAGNAVAQLGSGERHLVFLGHIDTAPGEVPVRITDGKLYGRGTVDAKGPFCAAVAAASRLAPEVLGHLRLTLIGAVEEEAPSSRGARYAVTAYDRPDLIIIGEPSGWDAMTLGYKGRLVLSLGLEKDNFHSAGDEATAAEVIAEGWQRVRDWVGWTNQKRGEEGLFERVQVSLQSIESANDGLTQRAAAVIGFRLPPGLPPGSVEASLRGMLEEKEGNLKLAFSGHERAYRGAKDTLLTRAFRLAIRELGGTPRFKVKTGTSDMNVVAPYWDVPMLAYGPGDSSLDHRPDEHVALRDYRKAIELLTRVFSGLG
- a CDS encoding enoyl-CoA hydratase/isomerase family protein, which translates into the protein MAQLERYAQYRSLKFASPAEGVLEVVMNRPGRLNAADHTMHRELAEVWRDIDRDEEVAAVILRGAGKGFSAGGDLDLVSEMTRDYDTLTRVWKEARDLVYNLVNLSKPVVSAMHGPAVGAGLVAGLLADISIAAKSARIIDGHTRLGVAAGDHAAMVWPLLCGLAKAKYHLLLCEPLSGEEAERIGLVSLCVEDEELMAKALEVAKRLAAGSPTAIRWTKVALNNWLRLAGPTFDTSLALEFLGFAGPDVQEGLASLREKRPPNFKKAPL
- a CDS encoding 4a-hydroxytetrahydrobiopterin dehydratase, whose protein sequence is MSDLAAKDCVPCKGGVPPLKGEGLRTFQEELGGDWRVVDEHHLEKTYSFKNFREALDFTSRVGEMAEEQGHHPDLYLAWGKVKLTVWTHKVGGLTESDFVFAAKADRLV
- a CDS encoding TIGR00730 family Rossman fold protein; this encodes MNNPEKQYVIDMLAEDSWRLFRIMGEFVQGFEEMSEVRRAVTLFGSARLPQTNPYYEMAERLARDLVGSGYAVITGGGPSLMEAGNKGAFEAGGVSVGLNIDLPHEQSPNSYQTHELSFRYFFVRKVMFVKYCVAFVIFPGGFGTLDELFEALTMIQTKKILPFPVYLIGSEFWQGMLDWLKHTLVAQGTIAEADLGLFKVVDDVSAIPSEISAYYQDADHGGFKVPQQDPEASAKSGM
- a CDS encoding DUF2270 domain-containing protein; its protein translation is MPRFDSNFDSNVANSLIHLYRAEVGRMVMYRIRLDTTTNWSIVTTAGVTTFALGNPEVSHAVFLFAMVLIYAFLHIESRRFRVYEMSHYRVRLLERSFYQEILDADATPKWQERLLMDLNQPKTPISRLDSLGWRLRRNYLWIYGALILAWAFKLDFIGGKAESFTEFVSRAGVGPLPGWLTVMIVLAFYTLVLVLAVYASRDYRLESD
- a CDS encoding HAD-IA family hydrolase encodes the protein MTLPPTIVFDLDGTLVDSLEDIVLSFQHSFTVYSLPVPEARAIKDEIGKPLEDMFAVFAPAHVEALSRAYRSHYPEHFTDHSSLYPGVRELLKELRRRGYRSAVATTKRSDMARLLAAAVGLDKLVDHLQGTDDIPHKPAPDVVYQAVAGAGGEGLWMVGDTVMDILAGKAAGLRTYAVTWGTHDEVLLKSARPDILAPDLGRLLESLPPLD
- a CDS encoding type II toxin-antitoxin system VapC family toxin; the encoded protein is MLVLDASAAVATVINQQPEAPQLLWRLARADSLHAPQLLDLEVLQVLRRYTLQGKLAEKAAQRALELLADLRVSRYAHLPLLGRIWELRANVTAYDAAYIALAEALGAPLLTLDARLARAPGHRARVEVIG
- a CDS encoding metallophosphoesterase, whose translation is MALTLLLAFLALILALVLWAVAIEPYRLTETRHEVALPGLPPAWEGKTVALLADFQVGMVLHNLDTIRRAVKRVVDLRPAAVLIAGDFIHQPPENLEGSLERVIGLLKPLLDARLPVYGVLGNHDYGVGVSQEEGEGYAARVEEALEAAGIPILQNEAVRLELPGHSGNALYLVGIGEHEFGHDDPERALAGLPEDAARLVMMHNPKTFKEVPARAAPLAVAGHTHGGQVRLPFLGDRYWLVPRGSSETNLSGWVDRQGEGDYGHSGNRLYITRGIGFSVVPMRLFSPPELTLFTLRRDGSASRASGHAVHM